A single window of Pogona vitticeps strain Pit_001003342236 chromosome 11, PviZW2.1, whole genome shotgun sequence DNA harbors:
- the LOC110088401 gene encoding endothelin receptor type B-like — translation MGSFLPHLVLVSCLTNLLILGVSSQTVHSSRDSTVPLEVLDQEKAYSLIQPGILPGSRAQANQSGDLLRDVLTPAPQPSVMCSKPTEIRHAFKYINTFVSCTIFMVGIIGNSTLLRIIYKNKCMRNGPNVLIASLALGDLLYILIALPINVYKLLAEDWPFGVQVCKLVPFVQKASVGITVLSLCALSIDRYRAVASWSRIQGIGIPMWKAVEVTLIWAVAIILAIPEAVAFNLVKLNYREQMLWVCMLAPEQPYGFMMFYKDVKDWWLFGFYFCLPLACTGVFYSLMSCEMLSKRNGMRIALNDHMKRRREVAKTVFCLVVIFALCWLPLHLSRILKKTIYNPRDADRCELLSFLLVMDYFGINMASLNSCINPVALYFVSQKFKNCFQSCLCCWCQTPTLGMVPTDDKASLGKWKAKGQDLGLDRSSSHLSNKYSSS, via the exons ATGGGCAGTTTTCTCCCTCATCTTGTGCTGGTCTCTTGCCTGACCAACCTGCTGATCCTGGGCGTTTCCAGTCAGACAGTCCACAGCTCCAGAGACAGCACTGTCCCTTTGGAGGTTCTGGACCAAGAGAAAGCCTACAGCCTTATCCAGCCGGGCATCCTCCCGGGCTCCAGAGCTCAGGCCAACCAATCAGGAGACCTCCTCAGAGATGTCCTCACACCAGCCCCTCAGCCCTCCGTCATGTGCTCAAAGCCAACAGAGATCCGGCACGCCTTCAAGTACATCAACACTTTTGTGTCTTGCACTATCTTCATGGTGGGCATCATCGGCAACTCTACCCTCTTGAGGATCATCTACAAAAACAAGTGCATGAGGAACGGGCCAAATGTCCTCATTGCCAGCCTGGCTCTCGGGGACCTTCTTTACATCCTCATCGCCTTGCCCATCAATGTCTATAAG CTCCTGGCAGAGGATTGGCCTTTTGGCGTGCAGGTCTGCAAACTTGTGCCCTTTGTTCAAAAAGCTTCCGTGGGCATCACCGTTCTCAGCCTCTGTGCTCTCAGTATAGACAG GTACCGAGCTGTAGCCTCTTGGAGCCGCATCCAAGGGATTGGAATCCCCATGTGGAAGGCGGTCGAGGTGACCCTCATCTGGGCGGTGGCCATCATCCTTGCCATCCCTGAAGCTGTGGCCTTTAACCTGGTGAAGCTGAATTACCGTGAACAGATGCTTTGGGTCTGCATGTTGGCTCCTGAGCAACCATATGGCTTCATGATG TTCTACAAGGATGTGAAGGACTGGTGGCTCTTCGGCTTCTACTTCTGCTTGCCTCTGGCCTGCACGGGTGTCTTCTATTCCCTCATGTCCTGCGAGATGCTCAGCAAGCGGAATGGCATGAGGATAGCGCTCAACGACCACATGAAGAGG CGCCGCGAAGTGGCCAAAACGGTGTTCTGCCTGGTGGTGATCTTTGCTCTCTGTTGGCTACCTCTACATCTGAGCAGGATCCTCAAAAAGACCATCTACAACCCGAGGGATGCTGACCGATGTGAGCTGCTTAG CTTCCTTCTGGTCATGGACTACTTTGGCATTAACATGGCCTCGCTCAACTCCTGCATTAACCCTGTGGCTCTCTACTTTGTCAGCCAGAAATTCAAGAACTGCTTTCAG TCTTGCCTTTGCTGCTGGTGCCAAACGCCCACGCTTGGCATGGTGCCAACGGATGATAAAGCTTCCCTCGGGAAGTGGAAAGCCAAAGGGCAGGATTTGGGcctggacaggagcagctcccATCTGAGTAACAAGTACAGTTCTTCTTAG
- the LOC110088396 gene encoding DNA-directed RNA polymerases I and III subunit RPAC2 encodes MGDEEEERKKPRVLQMVRAEGSDKSCVTFVLHNEDHTLGNSLRYMIMKDPEVEFCGYSITHPSESKINFRVQTKGGVPAVETFQKGLEELMGVCQHVLNTFEASIEDYKGQEDVNME; translated from the exons ATGGGcgatgaagaggaggagaggaagaagccgcgggtgctgcagatg GTGAGAGCTGAAGGGTCAGATAAGAGCTGTGTCACATTCGTGCTCCATAATGAGGATCACACTCTCGGCAACTCCCTGCGGTACATGATCATGAAAGA TCCTGAAGTGGAATTCTGTGGTTACAGCATCACCCATCCTTCTGAAAGCAAAATCAACTTCCGTGTCCAGACGAAAG GAGGTGTTCCTGCTGTTGAGACCTTCCAGAAAGGGTTGGAGGAACTTATGGGCGTGTGCCAACATGTGCTGAACACCTTTGAG GCCAGCATAGAAGACTACAAGGGCCAGGAGGATGTGAATATGGAGTAA